Proteins from a single region of Methanotorris igneus Kol 5:
- a CDS encoding Coenzyme F420 hydrogenase/dehydrogenase, beta subunit C-terminal domain: MKSYLKLKEEVWDKNICSGCGACVAVCPVENIYFKQQSPVKFKCELCACTIDPAAETECPASAEFCKVTLYNVPCGACYDACPRTEEKLEIPIEEIGKYIEIFGAKSKMDIKYAQSGGAVTAILCNALDEGLIDGAIVVSEDKWTMEPKSVLATTKEELIKAAGSRYNWNVPILEALKEAVMVRKLEKLAIVGTPCVINAVFQILASDNDLLRPFKKAIRLKIGLFCTETFKYSELMAKIKEMGINPWEIKKMEIKKGKLAIDLLNGETKEIPLKEIEYCVRKGCSVCRDFTALVSDISAGNVGTPEGVTTLIVRNEWGKGFVERAILNGYLEKVDCEVNIDAIKKLAKKKMERGN; encoded by the coding sequence ATGAAATCATATTTGAAATTAAAGGAAGAGGTTTGGGACAAAAATATATGCTCTGGATGTGGAGCTTGTGTTGCAGTTTGTCCAGTAGAAAACATATACTTCAAACAGCAGAGTCCAGTTAAGTTTAAATGTGAGTTATGTGCATGCACAATAGATCCTGCTGCAGAAACTGAATGTCCAGCATCTGCTGAATTTTGTAAGGTAACCTTATATAATGTTCCTTGTGGGGCATGTTATGACGCTTGCCCAAGAACAGAGGAAAAATTGGAAATTCCAATTGAGGAGATTGGGAAATATATTGAGATATTTGGAGCAAAATCAAAAATGGATATAAAATATGCCCAAAGTGGTGGAGCTGTTACAGCAATATTGTGCAATGCTCTTGATGAGGGCTTAATTGATGGAGCTATTGTTGTAAGTGAAGATAAGTGGACAATGGAACCAAAATCAGTCCTTGCAACAACAAAAGAAGAGTTGATAAAAGCAGCTGGTAGTAGATACAACTGGAACGTCCCAATATTGGAGGCACTAAAAGAGGCAGTTATGGTCAGAAAATTGGAAAAGTTGGCAATTGTTGGGACCCCTTGTGTTATAAATGCAGTTTTCCAAATCTTAGCATCAGATAATGATTTATTAAGACCATTCAAAAAGGCTATTAGGTTAAAGATAGGATTGTTCTGTACTGAAACATTCAAATATAGTGAATTAATGGCTAAAATTAAAGAAATGGGAATAAACCCATGGGAAATAAAAAAGATGGAAATTAAAAAAGGGAAGTTAGCAATTGATTTATTAAATGGTGAGACAAAAGAAATTCCGTTGAAAGAAATCGAATACTGTGTTAGAAAAGGATGTAGTGTATGTAGGGACTTTACCGCATTGGTATCTGATATCTCCGCGGGTAATGTAGGAACTCCAGAAGGAGTAACAACATTAATAGTAAGGAATGAATGGGGTAAAGGTTTCGTTGAGAGAGCAATACTCAATGGTTACTTAGAGAAAGTTGATTGCGAAGTAAATATTGATGCAATCAAAAAACTCGCTAAGAAGAAAATGGAAAGAGGAAATTAA